cctcctccttctcccctcctcttctcccttccacCTCCCCTCCCCCATTCCCCAAATGGAGTGGTCCATTTCCTCATCTCGAACACCACTGCACCGAATCAgccaaaaagagaaagagagagagagagaggaggtgggactTAGCCCATAATTGACCAATCAAGGTGAGAGTTTGAGTGCAGTGGGCAGAGTCTCAAGTCTCTGTCGtgcggggggagaggagggggcaggGTTATGTTGCAGTCTCCTTCGGGTCGGGTTTGTTGATTGGTTTGCCCCCGTTCATGGCCACTGGTTCGCTGGTTGTGCTTTTGCTGGGCGGGACTCCGGCAACTTTAGGCAATGTCTCCCTGACGTCGTGCAACGACGGCTCCTTGTACATGGCAActacagagaacaggagagatcagagtgttagagcgtgtgagtgtgtgtgtgtgtgtgcatccatgtgtgtgtgacaaccCCCTTACCTTCTATAGGTTTGGGCAGGAAGTGAGCGGCTGGTTTGGTCTTTTTCACTCGGTTGCCCTTCATGGGCTGTCCTTCCTTGTTCAGGCCCAAGAACCAGGCCCTCCCAGACTCATTCTGTCTGTACAGCATCGACGAGTAGATCACATAGTAGTTCTCAAACACAGACTCCTTAAACTTACACTCTGCTGTAAACAGctcctacaggagacacatacacacacacacacacacacacacacacacacacacacacacacacacacacacacacacacacacacacacacacacacacacacacacacacacagaatcagtaTCAAACATACAACAATGGACAAATTGCTACCACTTAATATTCCATTAGATGCCAGCCAAACATCCATCCAAGATTTTTATAATAGTTTCAATTCAACTGTTTCCATGACGTTTATTTAACTTCCATTGGCGACGAT
The genomic region above belongs to Oncorhynchus kisutch isolate 150728-3 linkage group LG16, Okis_V2, whole genome shotgun sequence and contains:
- the LOC116354022 gene encoding fibroblast growth factor 14-like isoform X3, which encodes MDLETVLRITERRIRTALGKLTPDPQLKGIVTRLYCRQGYYLQMNPDGCLDGTKDDGTNSSLFNLIPVGLRVVAIQSVKMGLYIAMNGEGHLYSSELFTAECKFKESVFENYYVIYSSMLYRQNESGRAWFLGLNKEGQPMKGNRVKKTKPAAHFLPKPIEVAMYKEPSLHDVRETLPKVAGVPPSKSTTSEPVAMNGGKPINKPDPKETAT